ATAACCGAACAGTTTTTCCCACGCCGGATTGACAATTACGATTTTTTCGTTTTGCAAAACATACACCGGATTCAACGCTTGCTCGACCAATGTTTTATACTGAAGATCGCGTTGGCGAAGTATACTTTCTGCCGTCCGTAATTCGGTGATATCAGAAATAAATCCCTCGATGTATAAAAGTTTACCATCCGCATACACACCGGAACCGACTTCCGATAACCACCGCCAACTTCCGTCGCGATGTTGGATACGATAAGTTAAACTAAACGAATGTTGATCCCGCACGGCGGTATGAACAATATGATTGATCATAGCCACATCATCAGGATGATACATCGTGCTCAGGCTTATTCGCCTGTCATAAAAATCTTCCTTCGGATACCCCGTGATGTCCAAAATCGCTTCGCTGGTATAAATGAACGTAAAATCAGCATCGTTTTCACACATGTACACGACCCCCGGAAGGTTTTCGGCAAGTAATCGGAATTTTTCTTCACTTTGCCTCAACACTTCTTCCGATTTTTTACGTTCCGTAATGTCACGCGAATTAACCACGATGCCGCCGACAACCGCATCATGCAATAGGTTATGGGCCGTCACTTCCAATGTGCGCCATGAATGATCTTTGTGTAAAAATCGAAAATGGACATTGACTATTTTTTGCCCTTGATGAATTCCGGTTTGGAAGGCTTCGCGAATTAAGGGACGGTCTTCCGGATGGGCAAAATCTAACACGTTCTTACCGATAAGGTCGTTAGGCGTAAACCCGGTTATTTTTTCTACGGAAGGACTTTCGTACAAGATCGTACCATCAGCTGAAATAATACTGATAAGATCCAACGCATTCTCAATCAACGCGCGATAGTATTTTTCACGACGTTCCACGGCTTCCCGGCTTCGCACACGTTCAGTCACATCGCGCGAAAAAATGGAAGCGCCGCGAATAATCCCGTCGTCCGTGCGGATCGGAAAAAAAGAAATTTCATAATCACGCGACTCGCCGCCCAGATCATAGTGATCCGATTCCATAAATACCTCGCCGCGAACGATGACGCGTTCATACCTTGCCTTCCATAAGGCCTTGAGATCGTCGGGTATACTGTCAATCACATTCATTCCGACTTCCAATCGAACCCCAAATGCCGCAAAATACGCATCGCGGAATGTCGAATTGATGGTGACAATCCTGTAGTCGGCGTCGATGGACCAAATGGAATCATGCGAATTTTCAAGAATTGCCGCTAAATTGGCTTCATTATTCCTTAAATCCTCTTCAACCAAACGTCGTTCGGTTACATCTTTGCGTACGGCCCATACGCGTTTCCAGAAACCTTGCTCCACGACACCGGTATAACTATTGATGAAAAATCGTTTGGAACCATCTTCGGATATTTTTTCCGACTCGATATCGCTCGCTGAATAACCGTTACGAATTAAGTGTGCAACCCACTCGCGCTGTGCCGTTTGTTCCGTAGCTTCATCGCGCCAAACTTTGTTCCCCGTAAGCTGATCCGGTGTACGATAGCCTTCACTGAGCGCATACGTACTATTGCATTCACTGATAAAGGCCGTTTCAAAAAAAGATGCGATCTGATCTTCGACGGGTAGGTTCACGGCAATCGGTTTTTCAAATTCAAATAAACAAATGCCATCGGAGCTGTTGGCCACAAATGCCCGATACCGCTCTTCACTTTGTTTGAGCGCTATTTCTGATTTTTTTAATTCTGTTATATCTTTTTGCGTCCCCCAAATACGCGTAAGTTTTCCGTCTTCGACAATACCTATGGCACTGTTCAAAAATATCTTCTGCGCGCCATACTTATCCACTTCGTGCGATTCCTGATTGGCAAAATGATAACCCGATTTTACGAAGTCCACCATGTAGGCCACGTTATGCGGGTCATTTGGCAGAAGTAAGGTTTTGAGGGGTAAGCCAATTAACTCCTCTACCGAATTAAAGCCATACATCAGCGCTTGTACGGTATTGGCCTCGGCGATATAGCCTCCGGCAAATATACTAGCCACTTGCTCTTCCGGCATCCAATCAATCGGAACTGGTTCATCTAACTCAAGGCGATAAATACCCTCCGTACTTTGCTCAATGAAAGCGCGGTATTTTTGATCACTTTGGGTCAACGCTTCTTCAGAACGACGTACGTCGGAAATATCACGGCAAATAAACTGCAGGCACGGTTGATCGTCGTATTCTATTTTGGAAATCACTGATGAATACCAGTGCATCTTTCCCCACCGATCAATAAAACGATTTTCTATGATGCCGGAATGGGTCCTCGCGCTTTGTGCAAATTCGTCAATAAGCGCATTGACTCTTCCAAAATCTTCCGGGTGAACAAAAGGGTTTTCATCGGGCGGAAAACGAAAGTCATTGAGTGTATAACCGGTTTGACGTTCCATCGCCGGATTGACATACAGCATATTGCGTTTGTAATCTGTGATAAAAAGTACATCATGGAACGACTCGACTAGTTTTCTGTAACGCTCTTCCCGCTCTTTGAGCAACTGTTCAGCTTCCACACGTTCGGTAACATCGCGTGTCGTAATGAGAATTCCCTCAACGGATGCATCCAAAAGCAAATTGACACCGACGCTTTCACAGTGACGCCACGTTCCGTTTTTATGTAAAAAACGGTACATAGCCGTAGCCGATTCGCCCGGCACACGAAGCAAGGATTCAAAAGTTTTTTGCAATACTTCAAGGTCTTCCGGATGAATCTGATCGAATGCATTGCGCCCAAGCAACTCGTCCTGCGTATAACCGAGCATCGGAAATATGGAGGGGCTCTCGTACCGGATCGTACCGTCCGCTGCGACAATCGTGATCAGATCGCGTAGTTGGCGCACCAGCATCGTAAATCGTTCTTCACTGCGATGTAATGCGTCTAAGGCAAATTTTTGCCCGGTGATGTCGCTGACAACAAACTGAATGGCCGGTTTTTGAAGGTATTCGATTTTACTAAGTACGGACGAATGCCAGCGTAATCTTCCCCAACGATCCACAAAACGGTTTTCCAAAGTTTTAGAAAACATGGCTTCGCTTTGTATAAAATCCGCTATGAAACGATTGACGTTAGGCAAATCCTCCGGATAGATCAACGGATGTTGATGTACGTTAAAATCATAATCTGTGGCCGTGTATCCCGTGTGTTTTTCGACAGCAGGGTTGATGTACAACACATTGCGATAGTAGTCCTCGATAAATACCATGTCATCCGACGCTTCGAGTAAAGCGTGATACCGTATTTCGGCTTGGCGTCTTTCTTCCGCATGTTTTGAGCCGGTGATACAATCGGCTACAGCGTTGGCAAACTCTTCTTCGCGTCGGGCCCATCGGCGTGATCCTCCGACATGCTCATGGCACAAAACACCGATCACGCGGCCGTCCTGCCAGATCGGTACATCCATCATCGCGCCGATCCCGTTGGGCAAAAGATAATCTTCCGTAAAAGCACTGGTGCGGGGATCTTTGTGAGCATTCTTCGCCAGTAATGACCGGCCGGAATTCAATGCCTTAAAGTAAGGTTTATATTTAGAAGCTAAAAGTACGTCCCCTTTGAAATATTTTTTTTTCTCCCGACTGTAAAGTGCGACACATTGGATAGCCGATCGGTCCGGCGTGAATAACCAGACACTGACGCGATCAATAGATTGCAAGTCGGCGGATATACGTACGGCGGCACGCACCAAAGCGTCAAAACCTTTACGCAGACGATACAGATGCAGCAGGGCATCATGCTGTCGCGTGCTATCTAATTTTCGAAGAGTCTTTGGGGGACTCTTCTTTTTAGATGAAACTCGCTTTGGGGTTTTACGCGCCATAAATCAAAAAACTATGTTAACACCATTACTCAATTCAACATCATATGTGCGAATCCCGGGTGCCGGGCGATGATCATACCGCGCATTGAAGGCCGTCACAAAACTCAATTTTTTCCAGAGAGCGATGGTCATACTCGTATTATGTAATAGACGGTAGTCGGAAAACGCGCGCGTATCGGCTTGATAATAGGTCGTAGCAACAAATGCTAACCGATCATCCGGATTCCATCGTATGGATAAATAATTAGTGGAGCGTAGTTTTCGGACGGTCGGCTCATTGTGTTCATACATTTCACGCTCCCACATCAATCCAGCACCGACAGCCCATACCAATACTGGAGACTTGCGCCCCGAATCCGTTCGCATAATTTCATAGCGTAGACCACTGCCGATCAATTGACGATCTTTAAGGTCAATAAACGCATTAAATTCTTTCTGCGTAAAACCTTCGGCAATTACGTAATCGCTCAGATTTCGGGTAACACGCAAATGCATAAATCCTTTATGCGAATACAGTTTTCCCCGGCTTTCGGCACGCTCATAATTCGCGGCAAAAAAAGAATAATATGCCGTGGTAAGCCAATCCAAGCGGTAATTGCTTTTCATGCTCAGGGATTCGGAATTGCCTTCTTGGAGACCGAGACTAAAACCTACGGTATGATGGAATCCTCGATCCGCATTATACTTGCGTAAATTTTCAGTATTTACTTGCGCCAATAAGACACACGACAAGCTCAATGCGATATAAACGCAAAAAATTCTGATCTTCATATATGTAGAACCTTTAGACAAGGAGGGTATGCCGGACAATATATAATAAAATCGGTGTTATGTAAAATATTTTTCATAGGAAATCTGTTGAAGAACGAAAATAACCTCTTTATTATTTATTATGATTGATTATTTACTCATTGCTATTGCAGCCTTTACGGCATCCGCGCTTACTTTTTTTTCGGGTTTCGGGCTGGGGACAATTTTGATGCCGGTCTTTGCTCTGTTTTTTCCGGTTCACACAGCTGTCGCATTGACCGCTGTTGTTCATTTTTTAAATAATATTTTCAAACTGGGACTTACCGGATTCTTTGCCGATAAAGCCGTGATCCTGCGATTTGGCATCCCGGCCATCGTAGCTGCTTTCGCCGGGGCCGAATTGCTTACATGGATGTCCGCATCGGAGCCTGTTGCGAGTTATTACTTAGGTCATACGATCTTCTATATACGATGGGAAAAAATAATCATGGCTATTGTCATGATCATTTTTGCATTGCTAGAGATCATACCGGCTTGGTCACAGATACATTTTGATCCTAAATATTTACCATACGGCGGGATTCTCAGCGGTTTTTTTGGCGGGTTATCAGGGCATCAAGGCGCTCTGCGCAGCGCGTTTCTTCTTCGTTTAGGTCTCGGTAAAGAAAGTTTTATTGCCACCGGTGTCGTCATCGCATGTATGATTGACATAACGCGATTAAGCGTTTATGGGTTTTCTATTTTTCAGGAAAACATCGCAGCCCATTGGCCGTTACTGCTCATAGCCATCTCGAGCGCATTTGGCGGTGCGTTTCTTGGAAATCGGTTTCTTAAAAAAATGACCATTGCTTTACTACAAAAGAGCGTGGCTTTATTTCTTATCGCCCTTGCCTGCGCTCTGGCCACGGGTATCATCTGATCACAATAAAAAACCCCGGAACTAAAAAATCCCGGGGCTTAAAAAAATCAGCTATTCAGTTATTACTTCTTAGCTGTCAATTTCTCATTGATTTTGCCGTACATCATAGCGGCTTCATCGGCCGTAGCGCGTGAAGCTTTGAAATCACCGGCGGCAAATTGTTTTTTGGCTTCTTCTAATTTAGCTTTGCAACCGGCATAGGTTGTTTCCACTTCTTTTTTGTCCGCCGCTTTGAGTTTGCCGGCCGCCGCCATCATGGCTTTTTCATTTTTCGTCCAGGTCGTTTCGCAGTTTTTGATGAAATCATCCGTGGATGTTTTCACTTGTTCCATACCGGCCGGAGCTGCGGTAGCGGCTTCGTTATAGAGCTTTTCGGCTTCGACGTAAGCGGCTTTGGACTTATCCCATTCTTTCTTAGCCACAAGGCCATCGGCTTCTTTCATTTTAGCTTCGGCTTTTGCAAACGATTCGCTGGCATAATCAGCAGCTTTAGCTTCAGAGGCTTTTTTCGCGGCAGCTTTAGCTTTAGCAATTTCCTGCTCCGGGGGACCGCCGCAACCGATCAGTACAAATGCTGTCATAGCGACAGTCAACGCGGATACGATCATACGTTTTAACATAGGATTCTCCGTTTATTTAAGGGTTATGGGAATATTTACAAAAAAACCCCGAATACAAGTATCCGGGGTTTATTCAAAACTAAATTTGAATTACTTCTTAGCAGGCATTGCCATTTTCTTCATGGCATCCATTTTTTCGGTAGCCATAGCGAGGCTGGAAAGAGCACCCATCGGGTCGGTTTCCATCATGCCTTCAGCGCCTTTTACAGCACCTTCGACTTCTTTGCCCATAGCATCATATTTGTCTTTGTCGCCTTTTTTCATCAGTTTGGTAGCAGCCATCAGCATTTTGTCTTTGCCCATGTCTTCCCAAGCTTTTTTAGCGGCCGCAATACCGGCTTTGGCTTCTTCCATTTTAGCTTTCATTGCTTCAGGAGCGGCTTTAGCAGCAGCTTCAAACTGAGCGGCAGCTTCTGTATAAGCTTTCTTCGCACCGTCCCAATCGCTTTTCTTCACAGCTTCAGCACCTTTGTTCAAAGCGGCATTCGCTGCATCAAACGCTTCTTTAGCATACACATCAGCTTTAGCTTCGGTAGCTTTTTTCATAGCAACCGTGGCTTTTTCGATCAATTCTTTCGGGGGACCGCCGCAACCGATCAGAACGAATGCAGCGAGGGTCAGCGTCGCTACGGACAATACAACACGCTTCAGCATGGGTTTCTCCTTTAATGCTTGCACTTAAGGCTACCAACACCCAATCTACCTAAGTGCTAAGTTTTTATTTTTATGGTGTTTAGGGTTAAAAAAACCACTTGTTCACAAAATCTGCGCAAATATATGATCTCATGCCGGCAAAAGCAAGCTGTTTTTTGCTCTAAACTTCTTTATTTTCAGCATCATTTCCAATAATCACTTACCATTTTACGCATTCTTACATGCTTACACGACATCGGTTATGTAGGATACTGCGAAAATCGTATATCTCCATACCTGATCATATATAAGCCTGCTTTATCTAAGAGTTTGATTTCTGTTGGTAAAAAAACTCCCGGCATCGTTTTTCGAACCGGGAGTTTAAAAAATAATCGGAGATAGATTATGGCCGTAGCTGCTCAGGGATTTCATCAAACACATTGTTTTACCGGTTCGTGGGATGTACATTCAGGCATGAAAACAACCAAACTTTCCGGCCCTGTGATCGCCGATAACTATGATCAAGGTATCCGGCTCGCCATGCGCCTGATCGAAGCACGTGAAAATCTAGCCGATGGTTCGGGTATGGATATTACCGATTGGGCGCAGTCTGTTTTTGGAACGGAGCACCTTGTGCGACTGATCGAAACAGAACCTTTTTCGGAAAAAATATACGGCCCTGTTATTCGCGAAGAAATCGAACGGTTAGCTAAGACGTGGTACCCCGATGTAGGCAAACGTCATATCGTTTCTATCAACAAACTCGAAGATGAGTTTGACGTACATGTCGCCGATGACGAAGCGCCTGCATCAGCGCTTGCAACGGTATCGGCGGATCAGGTACTGGATTTTCTCAGCTCGCGTTTAACCCCGGCTCAACTGGAATACCTGCGCCGGATTCTTAAAAATTCTTTCGGCGAAGACCGCGACTTTTCGTGGAATGAACGTATTTTCCGGCTTTTGGCGGAATCGGAATCCTATCTTCAGTCTAACATAGATCGCATGATGGCGATGTATCCCGACGGGCCGCCATTGCAGGAGCATCTCCATGCAGGGCAAACTTTTTCAGACGAACAAATCATCACGTGCTATAAAAATGTTTTTTTGGGCATCAACGCACGTTTCCCGATTCATTTTTTAGCTACGGACGGTAACCGAAGAGCCGCTATTTTGACGCAATTTGCCGTCGAACATATTTTGAAAACCCGACCGCTGGACGCACTGCAAGAATATACGGCGCGCGATTTCAGTGCGATCGGTTTGCGCAATGTGGCACGATTTTTCAATTATTCGCTGAATCGAATTATTCGCAATGCCTATCCTGATCTCGTCATGCCTTGGGAAATGGCGCATGTCGAAGACGGATTTTGGACGGAAGAAAAAAACAGAACGATGGCCATTCGGTGGCTGATCGAAGAAAAACTCGGCATTGCCAAAACGGATATTCCTAAAGCTCTGCGGGATGATCGTGTAACCAAATCGTCCTTTACACAAAACGGATTGTCGTACATGTTTGTGCAGTATTACAAATCGGTTTCACGTTGTATCGGTGCGGCATACCCTGAGTTTATGCCGTGGGAATTAGGCAGCGTACCGAATGCTTTCTGGCAAGGCGAAGAAGGACGACAAAACGTCGTGAAAGCGATACACTGGCTCATGCGGCGCATGCAAATCATACCGGCCGAAATACCCGAACGTATCAAAGATAAAACCATTAATCGCGAACTCTTCAGTCGGTTTGGCCTCGCCACGGTTTTCGAGCGCATTTTCAAAAAGAACATGTTTCAGGTTTTTGAAACCGCGTATCCCGGTCGTTTTGAAATATGGGAAATCGGCAAAGTGGCGACGGACTATTGGGAAGATCTGCTGCATGCCTATCGCGCATCGCTGTGGATTGCTAAAAAAGAAGGCATCCCCGAAAACGGTATTCACGCGGCTTTGCGCAGCGGCATGCTTTCACGCGAATCCTTTGCTAAATACGGACTCGGCAGTATGCTCAAGCGTACTTTTGATAATAACCTGCGCAAGGCTTACTTGCCCTACATTTTGCCCGATGCCGATACGCGTGAGCAGTTGATGAAAGATATTACCCTTCTTCAGCTCATCAAACGCCAGCTGCGGCTTTTTGATGAACAGCCTGTATTGATTCGTATCGTGCGATATATGTTCTACCGATTTGCACAAAACTCCGTCGAGCGCACATACCGCCGAATATACGAGCGCCTGCGCAAACGCACGCAACGACGGCTGGATGAAATATTGGCAATGATGGGGTAAACGCATGTCCACATTTTAGTCGATAGATTAAATACAAAACCCGCCGTGAAGCGGGTTTTGTATTATTAACTATGACTTAAAATAATTTAGAACCGATACATGAGTTTAGAGAAAACAAAAGCACCGCTAAAACCCATCTGAACCGAATCCCAAAGCCCGCCGGACTCAGTAAGCGCCGGATCTTTTCGGTCGGGATAAGTATTAAAAAGATTTAAAACTCCCGCTGTTATGGCAATATGATCTTTAATCTCAATTCGTTACGAGCCTGGAAAAGTAAAAACGAAAATTCACTTTAAGAAACAACTTTGCCTTTTTCAGACATTCTCTATAGATTGCCAGTCACTATGATCAATGAAAAAGAACCCCGTTTTTTACTCATCACTTTGATTGCCACCATTCTTTTTGGTTTTTGGTTTGTCACCATAAAAGATGTGTTTTCACCGTTTATATTAGCGACGGTCATCATCGCCTTTTTACTTCCGTTTCGCGATCATAAAACGATACGCGTGCTCATCGCCTTGATTTTCACGCTGTTTATGTTATGGCTGATTAACGAGTTGCGTGAAATTTTCACGCCTTTTCTGATCGCTTTTGCATTAGCATATCTCTTTGACCCGGTAGTGGACAGTTTCGAAAAACGCAAATTTTCCCGCACGTCTTCCATTGTGGTTATCATATTGGCAATACTCGGAACATTATTTGCCATCGGGCTTTTAGTCATTCCGCAATTTGCAGGCGAAGTCTCCGCGTTGGCCGGCACTTTCCCTTCGTACGAAGATTTTAAACGTAATCTGAATCCGGACGCCTTGAGTTTTTTGCAATCGTGGGGCATGGATACCGCAAAAATCATGGCCATGATCGAATCGGAAACAACGAATAAAATCACCGGCCTTATTCGTGAATTTACGCAAAGCGCGCAATCGTTGTCCGACGGGCTGAGTTCACTGATCACGCAACTCATCAATCTGATTCTGATTCCCTTCATTACATTTTATTTTTTACGGGATTTTGACCAGAATATCGCGCGTATCCGATCACGTACGCCGGAGCGACATCGAGCAAAATTTGAAAAGCTGTATACTCGTATTGACGGAATTCTCAGCGTTTATATTCGCCGGATTTTTCTGACGGCATTTACGCTCGGTATGCTTTCCATGGTCATTCTTTTTATTTTGGATATCCGTTTTGCCACGATCATCGGAATAACACTCGGTTTGTTTTACCTCATTCCATACGTGGGTTACCTTCTGACATTTGCTGTTGGCGCCATCATGGGGTTGCTCAATCCCGATCCCGGCAGCGCGGTTCTCAAAATCATGATCGTGATCGCCTGCATCAAAATCATAGATCTGGGTATCGTCTCACCGCGCCTTGTCGGTGAAAAATTGGGATTGCACCCGGTGCTGATGATTTTTTCGATTTTTGTGTTCGGTAAATTGCTCGGGCTGCTCGGGCTTTTTATTGCTATTCCCGTGACGGCCATTCTGAAAGTACTGATCATGGAATGGTACGATCAAAACTTTCTGCATCGCGAATTTATCCGTGATGATTCATCGTCAACATCCAAGGAGTAAATATGGGTTATTCCGTGAAAGATCGTATTATTCTTATCACCGGCGCCAGCGCGGGTATCGGTGAAGCGACCGCCCGCACATTTGCCGAGGCCGGAGGAAAATTGATTCTCACCGCCCGTCGTAAAGAAAAGCTTGAAAAACTGGCCAACGAACTGAAAGAACAATTCGGAACGCCGTCGTATACCGCTTCCCTGGATGTTCGTGATAACGCGGCCGTAGAAAATTTTGTACGCACTCTACCTGACGCATGGTCGGCCATTGATATTTTAGTCAATAACGCCGGACTCGGGCGCGGTTTGGACAAACTGCATGAAGGAAAAATCGCCGACTGGGAAGAAATGATTGATACCAATGTCAAAGGTTTGCTCTATGTCAGTCGCGCTGTTATCCCGGGCATGGTCGCTCGCGGCAGAGGGCATATTTTCAATCTGGGATCCATCGCGGGTCATGAAACCTACCCCGGCGGAAACGTGTATTGTGCGACCAAACACGCCGCACGTGCAATCAATAACGGAATGCGGATTGACCTCGTGGATACGCCGGTGCGCGTAACGACGATTGACCCCGGTCTAGTCGAAACGGAATTTAGTGTAGTACGTTTTCGCGGTGATGCCCAGCGCGCCAAAAAACCGTATGAAGGCATCGCGCCGCTTAGAGGAGAGGATATAGCCGACTTGATTTTATTTGCAGCGACACGCCCGACGCATGTCAATATCAACGAAATGATCGTGATGCCCAAAGCGCAAGCTACATCCACTTTGGTACACCGCAAAGTATAACATTAGTTTTGATCGAGCAGAGTACGAATCACTTTGGATAAGGTATCAATCGAAAAGGGCTTTTCGATAATTGTAGACTTCAGATTCTGACGAATATCCCGCACCACATCCGGCGTCGCGTATCCGGTAGCAAAGAATATTTTTGCCATCGGATTGATCCCGCACAGAGCCGCATGTGTTTGTTTGCCGTCCATCTCCGGCATCTGTATATCGAGCATGACGACATCGGGTTTTTCCTGCTGATACAAACGCACCGCTTCCATTCCGCTTTGTGCCGTAATTACACGATACCCCAGTTCTTCCAGTATGCGCGAGCATATGTTCAGAATGGCTTTTTCATCATCCACGACAAGCACCGTTTCTTTACCCGTTTCCAAAGGTTTTTCAATCTCCGGCACGGGTGCCGACTCGTTACTTCGGGATGCAGGAAGATAAAATCTAAATTCGGCGCCTTCGCCTTTTTTGGAATCTACCATAATGGTTCCGCCATGATTGAGGATAATACTTTTTGCAACAGCCAAACCCAGGCCGGTGCCTTGGCCTTCCGGTTTGGTAGTATAAAATGCTTCGAAAATATTTTGCAATGTCCCTGCATCCATACCTACGCCCGAATCGCGGATAATGCATTCGATATAGACGCCGGCGCCCGGCAGGTTGAGCAGTTCGGCCGATTCTCCGTCAAACTCTACCGAATGCGTACGTACATTGATCAGGCCGCCTGGCTCGCCCATAGCGTCCCGCGCATTGACAAGAAGATTCATGATGACTTGTTGTATTTGCGTTTGATCCACATCCATCGCAGGAATACTGTCATCCAAACGTATATCAAAACGCACTTGTTTGGGAAATGCATGCGTCACCATCGCTTGCGTTTCACGGATCAGATCATTGATATGAATACGCGTGATGCGCAGCGGGGTTTGCCGTGCATAGACTAGCAATTGTTTGACTATTTCACCCGCTCGCCGCGCCGATGCAGCAATATTTTCGGCATACGTTTTTACCATTTCGGGCGACGCTGAAAAATTTTTGAGCATCTCGGCCGTCGGTAAAATTACGGCAAGCATATTATTCATATCGTGTGCTACACCGCCGGCTATACGGCCTACCGATTCCATCTTTTGCGCTTGAATAAGATTTTGTTCGAGCCGCCGCGATTCGGTAATATCTTCAACGGCTACTTCATAATAAAGGAAACGTCCTCCGGTGTCATACACCGCACGATCGTGCAAACGCACTTGTATAATGGCGCCGTCTTTTTTTCTCCAGAATACTTCCGCATATCGCCCAATGCCCTGGGCTCGCGTGTTTTCGTTGAATTGCAAACGATCTTCAGCCCGCACATAAATATCACGATTGAGATTGAGCCGCATGACTTCGTCATGGGTCTTATAACCCAGCATCCGCACTAACGCCGGATTGATCGTGATAAAATTTCCTTCTTCCGTGGCCTGATAAATACCTTCGGTTATGTTTTC
This window of the bacterium genome carries:
- a CDS encoding PAS domain S-box protein gives rise to the protein MARKTPKRVSSKKKSPPKTLRKLDSTRQHDALLHLYRLRKGFDALVRAAVRISADLQSIDRVSVWLFTPDRSAIQCVALYSREKKKYFKGDVLLASKYKPYFKALNSGRSLLAKNAHKDPRTSAFTEDYLLPNGIGAMMDVPIWQDGRVIGVLCHEHVGGSRRWARREEEFANAVADCITGSKHAEERRQAEIRYHALLEASDDMVFIEDYYRNVLYINPAVEKHTGYTATDYDFNVHQHPLIYPEDLPNVNRFIADFIQSEAMFSKTLENRFVDRWGRLRWHSSVLSKIEYLQKPAIQFVVSDITGQKFALDALHRSEERFTMLVRQLRDLITIVAADGTIRYESPSIFPMLGYTQDELLGRNAFDQIHPEDLEVLQKTFESLLRVPGESATAMYRFLHKNGTWRHCESVGVNLLLDASVEGILITTRDVTERVEAEQLLKEREERYRKLVESFHDVLFITDYKRNMLYVNPAMERQTGYTLNDFRFPPDENPFVHPEDFGRVNALIDEFAQSARTHSGIIENRFIDRWGKMHWYSSVISKIEYDDQPCLQFICRDISDVRRSEEALTQSDQKYRAFIEQSTEGIYRLELDEPVPIDWMPEEQVASIFAGGYIAEANTVQALMYGFNSVEELIGLPLKTLLLPNDPHNVAYMVDFVKSGYHFANQESHEVDKYGAQKIFLNSAIGIVEDGKLTRIWGTQKDITELKKSEIALKQSEERYRAFVANSSDGICLFEFEKPIAVNLPVEDQIASFFETAFISECNSTYALSEGYRTPDQLTGNKVWRDEATEQTAQREWVAHLIRNGYSASDIESEKISEDGSKRFFINSYTGVVEQGFWKRVWAVRKDVTERRLVEEDLRNNEANLAAILENSHDSIWSIDADYRIVTINSTFRDAYFAAFGVRLEVGMNVIDSIPDDLKALWKARYERVIVRGEVFMESDHYDLGGESRDYEISFFPIRTDDGIIRGASIFSRDVTERVRSREAVERREKYYRALIENALDLISIISADGTILYESPSVEKITGFTPNDLIGKNVLDFAHPEDRPLIREAFQTGIHQGQKIVNVHFRFLHKDHSWRTLEVTAHNLLHDAVVGGIVVNSRDITERKKSEEVLRQSEEKFRLLAENLPGVVYMCENDADFTFIYTSEAILDITGYPKEDFYDRRISLSTMYHPDDVAMINHIVHTAVRDQHSFSLTYRIQHRDGSWRWLSEVGSGVYADGKLLYIEGFISDITELRTAESILRQRDLQYKTLVEQALNPVYVLQNEKIVIVNPAWEKLFGYTAHDVSQPDFSIYKIIAPENKPMIEERMERRRQGLPVSDLYELKVITKDGRIRDLEVRVAEILWNDTPAIQGVYYDITDRKKTERALEAEKERLSVTLRSIGDGVITTDVQGRIVLINRVAEVLTGWTQEEAQDRPIEDIFHIINYKTKVRIAEPVRRIIQSGGIFELEQNTALIARDGTERLIADSGAPIRDKESTIIGVVLVFRDITEKQKIEEERLKSIKLESVGLLAGGIAHDFNNILTAILGNISLARMEHQQHHYDKIDDILSRSEKAGFRAKELTQQLLTFAKGGSPVRKTLTISELIREAADFMMRGSNVLCEYDMPDDLWPAEIDEGQISQVIQNLVINAVHAMPDGGVIHIKAENVYLDENAIMHLAAGKYIRMGITDQGVGIASEYLSKIFDPYFTTKQRGSGLGLATCYSIVKNHQGAISVESQLGVGSVFTVYLPASEKQVQQQSAPQKELGMGSGKILVMDDEEDIREITTRILRKFGYQTDSVTDGTDAIRAFTTARDAGVPYDVVIMDLTIPGGMGGKETIKKLLEIDPNVRAVVSSGYSNDPIMADHKSYGFKGYIIKPFQVDAFRQLIYDVINDKNE
- a CDS encoding AI-2E family transporter; the encoded protein is MINEKEPRFLLITLIATILFGFWFVTIKDVFSPFILATVIIAFLLPFRDHKTIRVLIALIFTLFMLWLINELREIFTPFLIAFALAYLFDPVVDSFEKRKFSRTSSIVVIILAILGTLFAIGLLVIPQFAGEVSALAGTFPSYEDFKRNLNPDALSFLQSWGMDTAKIMAMIESETTNKITGLIREFTQSAQSLSDGLSSLITQLINLILIPFITFYFLRDFDQNIARIRSRTPERHRAKFEKLYTRIDGILSVYIRRIFLTAFTLGMLSMVILFILDIRFATIIGITLGLFYLIPYVGYLLTFAVGAIMGLLNPDPGSAVLKIMIVIACIKIIDLGIVSPRLVGEKLGLHPVLMIFSIFVFGKLLGLLGLFIAIPVTAILKVLIMEWYDQNFLHREFIRDDSSSTSKE
- a CDS encoding DUF481 domain-containing protein, whose protein sequence is MKIRIFCVYIALSLSCVLLAQVNTENLRKYNADRGFHHTVGFSLGLQEGNSESLSMKSNYRLDWLTTAYYSFFAANYERAESRGKLYSHKGFMHLRVTRNLSDYVIAEGFTQKEFNAFIDLKDRQLIGSGLRYEIMRTDSGRKSPVLVWAVGAGLMWEREMYEHNEPTVRKLRSTNYLSIRWNPDDRLAFVATTYYQADTRAFSDYRLLHNTSMTIALWKKLSFVTAFNARYDHRPAPGIRTYDVELSNGVNIVF
- a CDS encoding sulfite exporter TauE/SafE family protein, coding for MDYLLIAIAAFTASALTFFSGFGLGTILMPVFALFFPVHTAVALTAVVHFLNNIFKLGLTGFFADKAVILRFGIPAIVAAFAGAELLTWMSASEPVASYYLGHTIFYIRWEKIIMAIVMIIFALLEIIPAWSQIHFDPKYLPYGGILSGFFGGLSGHQGALRSAFLLRLGLGKESFIATGVVIACMIDITRLSVYGFSIFQENIAAHWPLLLIAISSAFGGAFLGNRFLKKMTIALLQKSVALFLIALACALATGII